A stretch of DNA from Bradyrhizobium algeriense:
TTTCTCCGCCCTGATAGGCGTGCAGCTCCGACACTGCCGAAATGAATCGAGGACGATAATTTGGATTGTTGCGGAAGGTGGCTTTGAAGGCGGTTGGGTCGTCACACACAAGCCCGACCGCGCCCACGAGTTGGAGATAGCCGCACGCCGGGGCGACTGCCATGCCATTGTTGATTAAGGCGGCGATCGCGCCCAGGGCCGAAAGCGCGAGGAACTGAAACATTGGTTCAACGCCCTCGCTCACATATATGCCGACGACGTCGCCTTTCCCGACGCCGTTGGCGTGATACCACGCCGCGTACCGGTCGCGTATCGCGACAAGGTCGTCGAGACTATAGGCCGTCAGAATCACGTGGCCATGTGCGTCGAAGCTATGCTTGAAGATCAACGGCACACTATGGTTCGGGTTGAGCCGAACGGCCCAATCCAGGAAGTTACCTGCGCCGAGGGAGCGCTCTTCTATCATCCGGCGTCGTACAGCCATAGGCGCGATCGGCGTCGGCTCAGTCGTCGTCGGACCATTCACAAATGACTCGGATGCCACTGCACACTCCATCGATTGGACGAACTTCATCAGCGAAACAAGGGTGGCATCCTTAAGTTGCCGTATTGTGTCAGAAACCGTTTAACACGAAAATGGTGGAAAGTCCACGCGGCCTTGTGGTCGCGAGCGCAGTCAACGTGAGGTCAATATTTCGATGCCCGAAAACGCGCTTCAACCACTGTACCTGATCGCAATTGAGCCACAGGACATTCACGATCAGCATCTTGTATTGACCCAACAAGTGAAGTCGGGCCGCTCATGGCTTGCCGCCACTGGGAAGCTGCCTGAATTTGTCCGACCGAGGTCATGACACCGCAGATCGCGATCTCTGAGATACGGAGCGATCTTCACTTTGCACGTGACGGCGATCAAGTTCGACCCAACGCAGCGCTTACGAGCCACACGCCGGGATAAGGTTTACAGGGCAGGCGGACAGATTGGCCGAATAGACCAGATTATTATTTGCAGATTGCCCGCGCCGGCAAAGCTGCAAAGTATCCTCTTTCGAGCTTCGCGATGCCATGATTAGCCTGCTTGACGATGACAGTGCCTCACCCCGAACCGTGGCAACTCGCATGTGGCCGCCATTGTCTATCGGGTCTAACCTGGCGACGCATGGCATAGAGAGTCAATTCCTTGTCGACACCATCAACCTCCGAATACGTGCGTGGCTCGCTGTACGGCCTTGCGACCGTGAGCATCTGGGTATCATGGATCGTGGCCGCACGGCTGGGGCTCAGGACAAGCCTCACCGCCTGGGACATCACGGCCATTCGTTGCGGCGTCTCCGGCCTGATCTTGCTGCCGTTTCTGCTTAAGGTGGGCGTTCCCGCTAGACGACTGGGAGGATTGGGGCTCGCGGCGATCGTGCTGGGCGGCGGGGCACCGATGGTGTTGGTTTCCTACGCGGGCCTACAATTCGCGCCGGCGGCCCACGCAGCATCGCTATTTACCGCCCTCATACCGCTACTTGTTGCAATCTTGGCCGCTGTCGTGCTTGGCGAGAGCTTCACCGTTGCAAAGCAGATAGGGCTTGCCTTGATCGTTATTGGTGCCTTTGTCATCGTCGGTGGCGCAGGCGGCACGATCGGATCGCCGCAGAACATTGGCCACGCCCTGTTCATCAGTGCAGCCATGTTGTGGGCCTGCTATACCGTCGCCATGCGGAAAGCGAGATTGGAAGGACTTCACGCTGCGGCTATTGCGGCGGTCGGATCATTGATAACTTTCGTACCAGCGTACGCCATCATTTCCGGGGTCAGTCTGTTCAACGCGCCCTGGCGCGACATTGCTTTGCAAGCCCTTGTTCAAGGATTTCTCACGCCCATTATCTCGTACTGGCTTTACGGACGCGCGGTCAGCATTCTTGGCGCGTCGAGCGGTTCGGCGTTTGCGGCCCTGAGCCCGGCCATGACGGCAATCGTGTCTATCCCGCTCCTCGGCGAATGGCCAGCAACGAGTGACTGGATCGCGATACTTTTGATTTCGGGCGGTGTCTACGTTGCAAGTGGAGGCTTGGCCTCGGCCCGACGAGCCGGACACTGAGCAGCTTCTCAACAGCGAGAGCATGTAAGATTGCCATAATCAACCATTCTTGCAAAAGCGACTTCACGATGATCTCTCATAC
This window harbors:
- a CDS encoding DMT family transporter, translating into MSTPSTSEYVRGSLYGLATVSIWVSWIVAARLGLRTSLTAWDITAIRCGVSGLILLPFLLKVGVPARRLGGLGLAAIVLGGGAPMVLVSYAGLQFAPAAHAASLFTALIPLLVAILAAVVLGESFTVAKQIGLALIVIGAFVIVGGAGGTIGSPQNIGHALFISAAMLWACYTVAMRKARLEGLHAAAIAAVGSLITFVPAYAIISGVSLFNAPWRDIALQALVQGFLTPIISYWLYGRAVSILGASSGSAFAALSPAMTAIVSIPLLGEWPATSDWIAILLISGGVYVASGGLASARRAGH